One part of the Vicia villosa cultivar HV-30 ecotype Madison, WI linkage group LG6, Vvil1.0, whole genome shotgun sequence genome encodes these proteins:
- the LOC131614167 gene encoding uncharacterized protein LOC131614167 gives MKNICTLGPDGRPTNRRRRIADEAGPSVPVPQPQERPQPARFPEGPSDRLLLVRYEDHVARRIWFGEERGPKKELKVAGHGTKLQDRVPHMLPPERWHIETSSFHMPFGEMTINLDDVASLLHLPIGGLFWYPEENVTEEKVVELGIQYLGVERGVMAKHVCDCKGAYYSLQ, from the exons ATGAA AAACATATGCACACTCGGACCAGACGGGAGGCCTACAAACAGACGCCGCCGCATAGCAGATGAAGCTGGTCCCTCTGTACCAGTTCCGCAACCCCAGGAACGACCACAGCCAGCCAGGTTTCCTGAAGGACCTTCGGATAGATTATTACTTGTTCGATACGAGGATCACGTTGCTCGTCGTATATGGTTCGGGGAG gAAAGAGGTCCTAAAAAGGAGCTCAAAGTCGCAGGTCATGGGACGAAGCTTCAGGATCGAGTGCCTCATATGCTCCCACCAGAG CGGTGGCATATTGAGACAtcgtcatttcacatgccatttggTGAGATGACAATTAATTTGGATGATGTTGCCAGTCTGCTGCACTTGCCGATTGGAGGTTTGTTCTGGTATCCCGAGGAGAATGTCACCGAGGAGAAGGTTGTTGAGCTCGGCATCCAGTATTTAGGAGTGGAGAGGGGTGTGATGGCCAAACATGTGTGTGATTGTAAAGGAGCTTATTATTCACTACAGTAG